From a single Nicotiana tomentosiformis chromosome 2, ASM39032v3, whole genome shotgun sequence genomic region:
- the LOC104100772 gene encoding probable calcium-binding protein CML23 translates to MAKNSRDSSQPTSLTAEMEEVEKVFKKFDTNGDGKISLSELGGILNALGTKTTPDEAKRMMLEVDTDGDGFIDLKEFAAFHCPVESPNTVNKDLREAFNLYDKDKNGKISAAELHSVMKGIGEKCSLKDCRRMISSVDDDGDGSVNFEEFKKMMSKA, encoded by the coding sequence ATGGCTAAAAATTCGAGAGATTCCTCACAGCCGACGAGCCTGACGGCGGAGATGGAGGAAGTCGAGAAGGTATTCAAAAAATTCGACACTAACGGCGACGGTAAAATCTCCTTATCGGAGCTCGGCGGAATTTTGAATGCTCTCGGCACCAAAACGACGCCGGACGAAGCAAAGCGAATGATGCTAGAAGTTGATACTGACGGCGACGGTTTCATCGACTTGAAAGAGTTCGCTGCATTTCACTGTCCCGTTGAAAGCCCTAACACTGTTAATAAGGATCTCCGTGAGGCTTTCAATTTGTATGATAAGGATAAGAACGGGAAGATTTCGGCGGCTGAGTTGCACTCCGTTATGAAGGGCATTGGAGAGAAGTGTTCGCTTAAGGATTGTCGACGTATGATCAGTTCCGTTGATGATGACGGTGATGGTAGTGTTAACTTTGAGGAGTTCAAGAAGATGATGTCTAAGGCTTAA